The DNA window AACCGGGAGGCGAGTGCCCTTGGGATGCGGCCGTGGTGAATACCAATCCCCGCTGCAACTGCCTCGGAAAGTTCCCATTTTCCTCCATAATTATCTGCCATCCATTTGGATAGAGCAGTTCCATTGCCAAGCTTGGTTCCATTCTCGACTATGTCGCTGGCAAGTTTGTTCGCCTTGTCTGGTGACGAGACGAAAACTAACGCAGGCCAATTGGACTGCATCTTAATTTCTTGGTGTAGGCGAACATCTTTATTGGAAACGGATTTGAGGTCGATCGTATCAACGGCGACTGTGGAAAATCGGGTTCTTAGGAATTCGAATCTCCATCGGCTACCTTCTGATGTTAAGACCCCATCAATGTTTGGCCCTAAAAAGAAAAACTGACGAGCTTTGCTGAGAAGTTTATAGACTGCGGCGTTTAGCGTCACCGATCTATCGTCTTTTCGGTGAGGATCGAGCTTGTAGAATTCGTCAACGACGACGAGATCGAGGGTACCTAGGTCATCGCGGTTGATCAACCTTTCCTGAGTTCCCAGAAAAATGACCTTTTCGCGACTTGCCTTCTCGGAATGATGCATTAATACGTCAAATGTCTCACCAAACCTAGTGATGAGGCGTCTTCGGAATTCATCGAGCAGAGCAATAGTGGGCAGGACAATTGCCACTCGCCGGAATTTTGGTTGATATAGAAGAGCATCAATCAGAATACTTTTACCGAAGCTTGTGGGCGCGCTCAATATAAGGTTTTTGCCGCTTGCTAGAGTGTGAAGGGCCGATAATTGTTCGCGATGGAGGGTTAGACCTAGGCCGGGAATCGTCGCACGCTCTGCGGCCAGTTCATCTTGGGCCGATGCCGATGAACGATCAATATAGTTCCATAAGCCAACGGAACGTGCCAGAGCACTAAACGCCTCGCTGAAAGATTGAAGCTCATTTCGGCGGGCCATTAGATCGGCAAGGCGCGGTATTGTCGCGAGAAGTTCAGGGTCATCCGCCGGAGCGTTTTGAATCCGGTTCGACGCATCTTGCAAGATCGAAAAGACGTCACCTTTCAAATCAAACTCATTCTTCTGAGCAAGTTCTATCCAGTTGGTATTTGAGATACTCATTGCAGCCCCTTAAGGCGATTGTCGAACGAGCTAACGAATTCCTTTTTGCTAGCCAAGGGAATGTAGGCTAAGACAAGTTTTAATTTTGTGGGAAGTCCACTTGCGGATAGCTTAGTTTCTATTGCTTCAAGTTCACCGATGGCTGCTTCAAAATAGCTTTGGCCATGTTCTTTTGCCGCTGACACAGCCTTACTATCGCACAATATTCCTACTACAAATACTGCATTCTTTATCAGCGTATCTAGGCTTTCTTGTCTGCTGAAAAGCTGCATAATTTCATCATATCGCGGTGTGGATTTCGGTATTTGTGGGCCAAGAAGCAATTTTTGATTGGAAAGGAAGCCTTCATCAATGTGAAGCTTTATCGATTTGATCGCGTCCGCAATCGCTGATGCACCGGACTTGAAAAGCTTGGACTCGCCTAACCAAATCTGAACCGATCCATCGCTCGGAAACCGGGCGTGTACCATATCGAATGCCTTGACCACGTCATTGGACGCAGATTTGTAAAACACTCGCGGCGACAACGGAATTGTTTTGAAAAAATCGCGGCATATCGCGTGTAGCGCAATTTCGCCAGCTTCACCCCGAGAAGCATATTTTGTGCTAGTGTAAACTCTAACTGCCGCCTGGTTCAATTTTACTAACACGTTCCCATGGTCAAATCGTAATTCTTCTTCGGGAAGCGCATAATCGGGTAGCCATTCGGCCAAATGAAATGCGAATTGCTTACAGCGCCACTCGCCCAACTCAAAGCCTGCACAATACAGGCGGGTATGAGGGTTCTCGATTTTTCGATGCAGGCGCTTTAAGAAGCGTTGCGGTTTTTGATCGTAAATACTCAAATGCACCCCCTTGCCCTCTAAAGAAAATGCATAAGTTGAGTACGTTGGCTAGAGGGTTTCTACACCGAAACGATATGGAGGCGCATGAGAGTGTGTTTTAATGGATTGAAGTTCTCTATGTGTTCTCATTGAAGCATGTTGGGAGCGGGCTGAGGGTGAAGGCAATTCCAGGGTTCAGTGGGCACCATGAAGGCCGAGGACCGCTAACCGCGCCCGGCTTAGATCATGTTTCCTGCCTCTGAGCTGCGGTTTTTCTCCCACTCTCCCGTCATCAGCGCTATTACCATTCTGTGGTCGATCGAATAACGCCGGAAGCGCGAAGCGCCAATATGAGCCGTGTGCGGAACAAGAACACCAAGCCGGAGCTTTTGGTGCGAAGCGTTTTGCATCGAGCAGGGTATCGTTTCCGCCTTCATCTAGATGACCTTGCGGGCTCTCCCGACATCGTGCTGCCCAAATATCAGACGGCAATTTTTGTACACGGCTGCTTTTGGCACGGGCATGAAGGCTGTCGCCGATCCAAGCTGCCCGCCACTCGCATAGAATTTTGGCGGGCCAAGATCGAACGCAACAAGGAGCGAGACCTTACCGCCAAGCAGGAGTTGACCGTGCTAGGCTTTAAGGTGGTGACTCTTTGGGAGTGCGAGCTTAAACCTGCGTCCGCGATCTTGAGTAGGGTGGATAGTGTGACCGGGCGGGGCGAACTTTGAAGGGACTAAGCAAAGAATTAGAGGGCGTGTTGGCGCAGGTGACGAGCAGACACGACGTTGTTCCGTTCTTGGCGAAGATGTTGCCCGTTGATGGCTTAGTCTTCCAGCCTCTGCCGCCCGAAATGCTCGAAATTATTTGCTCATCTCCAGACTATCAGAGCGTTCGTCCCGGAGCACAGCCTACTTGGTTGCAGATTGCCACTGACGATGATTTTGTGGAGTTGGTGGTGTACCGGGCGGAGGCGGACGGCAATTACTATATCCTCTCGCCCCGGGCAGAAGGCTGATGGCGAGGCGACCACGCGGGAACGATGCGGAGGCGCTGCGGCGCGGCCTGATTGAGCTTCTCACTAATTTCGAGCAGCACCTTCGAGAGAGCGGCCTGAGAGATCAGGTCCGAGCGCTCGTGCCTGCCCATAAGCAGCTCCAGGACCTAGGATGTTCGCTGCTCCCGCAGGGATCGAATCTCTCTGCCCGTGAACGCATCCTCGCCTATCTTCGAACCTTTCCCGGCCAAGTGATCGACGGCGACGAATTGATGATCGTCGCGGGTATTAGCGAATATGCGAGACGACTCCGTGAGCTTCGTGTTGAGGAAGGCTGGCCGATCCTGTCCGGGATGACCGCACGCGAACAGCGGGATGCTGACGCGGAAGGTGGTGACGGTACTGACCTGCCGCCTGTAATGAAGCCTGACCAGTATATGCTTGCAGAGGATCGGCAGGACCGCGACGCCGCACATCGTTGGAATATGGCGAACCAGATTCGTAAGAGTGAGGCTGGGGTGCGCGATAAGTTGCTGCGGTTCTTCCGAGCCAATGTGGGCAAGCCGATCACCTCGGAGGAATTGCGGTATGTCGCCGGCAATGTGAGCGAATGGGCGCGTCGTACCCGAGAGCTCAGAACTGAGGACGGTTGGCCGGTAGTTACACGGACTAGCGGCGATCCATCACTGCCGGTCGGCGTTTATGTATTGATGCGAGATGAGCAGGCTCCGGCACATGATCGCCATATCCCGGAGATCGTCCGACGGGAAGTCATGCGACGGGACAACTGGTCGTGTCGTTGGGTGGGATGCGGCTGGCCGCACGGGTTCCCTGCCTCCGATCATCGCTAAGGAGAAACAAAACCGATTGTCTGTGGATCATGGGGCCTCTGCGATTGGTTGAAGCTCGACCTGGAAGCCAAGCTTGGTGAGCTGGGCGACCAGACGCCTGGCTTTGCATTCGGCGGAGCGACGGTCGAAGTGGTCGATGCCAAGATCCTGATGTACGACGCCGTTTGTGAGCATGTGCCAGATCGCGGTGAGCATGGCGGCGGCGACCGCACAGATCGCTTTCTTGGGTCCCCGCCGGCTGCGCAAGCGGTTGAACTGCGCCTTGTAATAGCTGTCTTTCTTTTTCACGGCAGACCAGGCGCATTGGACCAGCACGGTCTTGAGCCAGCGCCCGCCCTTGCGCAGGTGCGAGGATTTGCGCTTGCCGGCGCTCTCATTCTGCCCCGGACACAGCCCGGCCCAGGCGACAAAATGCCCGGCGGTGGCAAAGCGGCTCATGTCGGTGCCGGTTTCCGCCAGGATGCTGGTGGCCGACAGGGTGCTGATGCCCGGCATCGTGTTGAGAAGATGGATCAGGGATCGAAAGGTGGCTCGCCCGGGCGCCACCTGCTGGTCCATGGCAGCGATTGCGGCATCAACTGCCCGATCGATCTCGATGATCGCCTTGTCCAGCGCGTCATACTGCTCGAGGTAGAGCCTGAGCATGAAACAGTGATGATCGGTCAGCCGCCCATGCAGCGCATCATACAGATGTTTGGGAGTGGCCTTGACCCGTCCATCGGCCAGGGCCGCCAGCCTGGCCGGATTGCGGATCCCGGCGATCATCGCTTCGATCATCCGGCGGCCCGACACGCCCATGATGTCGCTGATTACCGAATCCAGTTTGATATTGGCCTCTTCCAACGTCTTCTGGATCCGCTGGGTGTGGCGGGTCTGCTCCTGGATCAGCTGCTTGCGCATGCGCATCAGCGAACGCAGCTCCTGCGTCGCCTGGTCGGGAACGAAGCTCGCCCGGATCAGGCCACAGGCGACCAGATCGGCAATCCAGGTCGCGTCATTGACGTCGGTCTTGCGGCCCGGAACATTCTTGATGTGCGCGGCATTGGCCAGGATCAGATCGAAGGGGCCCTCGCTCAGGATATTCCACACCGGCTTCCAGTAGACCCCGGTCGCCTCCATCGCGACATGGCTACAGCCTGAGTCCGTCAGCCACGCCAGCAAGGACGACAGGCCCGCCGTCGTGGTCTCGAAGGACTGGCATTCCCGGCTTGTCTTGCCCTCCGACGCCAGGCGTACACAGCCCACGATCATCGCTTTGTGTACATCCAGACCAGCGACACGTTCGTGCATGATCTCCATCGAGACTCTCCTCTCACCAGTGCCGCCAGCGTGGGGACCTCACCGAAAAGAACTCTAAGGAACGCGCTCCAGGAACATGGCTGCTCCCTGGCGCCAATGGGGGTGATCGAGGCGCCCCGGGTCCAAACTACTTTACGGGCTCTCCAGCACCATAGCAAAAAGCAACCTCCGTGCTGACGACGTCGACATAATATCGCGCGGAGCGCAGCCCGACCAGTTTCAGTTAAGGGGGTCAGCCAAAGGCTGGTGCCGAACTACTTAGAAGCGCATCACATTAAACAGCATGCCCACGGAGGAGAGAACACAGCCGAAAACCTCATCACGCTATGCAACCTGCATCATGACGAAACCCACCGAACCGGTGCCTTGGAGATTGAGCCGCTTTAAGCTGCGGCTTTCATTTTTCCGTCAAGAATCTGGCGAACTACTGACGCGATCGCTCCAGCAAGCGGTGGAGGGACGGCGTTGCCGATCTGACGCGCGATCTCAACTTTCGTCCCCACGAACTTGAAGTCATCAGGAAAGCCCATGATGCGCGCGGCCTCGCGATGCGTGATTGGACGATCCTGATCGGGGTGCAGATAGCGGCCCTTCTCAGGCTTGAAGAACTCAGTGCGGATGGTGACGGAGGGTCGATCCCACCAGAGACGCCCGAACAAGTCGGTTCCCCCGCTGGTCTTTCTAATCCAGCAATCGGGCGTAATATCCGGGGCGTTGCGCTGGAGATCGAAACGGTTTCCGCCCGGAGGGACGGCCTTATAGCGCTTGAGACTCTTTTCGGTCGGGGTCCGCCCGAAATGCAAATTTAGCGGAGCCTTGGCCTTACGAATTTCTGTGCCGACTGGCTTTGGAAGATTGGCAATCACATCCCGGACCGTCCTCCAGGCCGGTAAGTTTGTGATCGAATTAGGCTGTGCATGGGTGGGGAGCGGCGGAAACTGCGGAGCAGTCATTCCGCGCTTGTAGCCGATAATGACAGTGCGCTTGCGCGTCTGCGCAGCGCCATAATCAGCCGCCAAAAGGATTTCCTTCACGGTGTTGAAGCCGAGCTTTTTCGCGTATTTCTCGATTTCGACACACTCGGGTGACTTATATAGCTCGGCCACATTCTCGATCACAAACATCGAAGCGCCGCTACGCTGAACTACATCCATGAACGGGAGCCAGAGCGCACGACGACGATCGCCGACACGGCGTTTGTTGAGTAGACTAAAGCCTTGGCAGGGGGGGCCGCCGATCACGATGTCGGCGGCAGGGATAGGGCGATTCGAGGAAACCCATTCCTCTATATCGCCGTGGTCCGCGTGCGGCCCGAAATTGGCGCGATGCGTTTCCACGGCCGCTGCATCAAAATCCAGCGACCACACACTTTCGAAACCACCGCAGAACCGGCGATCGGTGAACCCCAGCGTCATCCCGCCGGCTCCCGAGAAAAGATCGATTAGCCGGTAACTCATATGCCCCCAAGGCTGCGACAATAAATTTGGTGGCTACCCTATCGCCGAGAGATTCGGTAAGCAAGAGGTTCTGGTTTCGTTCTATCGCACAGAAGGGGTGGCGTGTGATATTACCGGCGCATGCCGAGGCTTCGCTGCCTGTGTTTGAGGGCTTAGCTCTTGCTTTATAAGCTTTCTCCCGACAGGGTAATCCTATCATGCGTACCGACCTGGATCATCTACCGGCGCCGAACCAGCAGGAACTGGAAGAGGTGGTGCGCATCCTGTTTGAGGAGTTCTCCACAGCCATCGGAGCAACCACGGCGCCATGGAAGAAACAAGCGCGCATTCTCAAGGTAATCTTGTACGGTAGTTACGCGCGGGGCGATTGGGTTAACGACCCGATAGGCGGTTACAAATCCGACTATGACATTTTGGTCGTCGTGAATGACGAGCGGCTGACGGATATAGTGGATTATTGGGCAAGCGCTGAGGATCGGCTTATGCGCGAGGTGACAATAACCGGCAGTCTCAGTGCCCCGGTGGGCTTTATTGTTCATAGCCTCACGGATGTGAACAAGAGGCTTGAGCAGGGACGACCCTTTTTCGTCGACATCGCCAAGCAGGGAATCGCGCTCTACGAGGCAGAGGGGTTTGGGCTGGTTACGCCGCGTAAACTTCCTCCAGCCGAAGCAAGAGCGGAAGCTCAGGAATATTTCAATTACTGGTTTGAACAGGCTGAGAGTGCACGGTTAGGTGCCGAATTTTACCGTGGTGTGCGAAAGGTTCGCGACGCGGCATTCTTGATGCATCAGGCTGCTGAGCGCCTATATCATTGCACCATGCTGGTGCTGACATTGTATTCCCCGAAGTCTCACAAGCTCACCTTTATGCGCGGTCAGGCAGAGGAAATTGCCCCCGAACTGATTGAAGCATGGCCGCGTGATGACAAATTCGGCCGCCGCTGTTTTGAGCTGTTGCGCCAGGCCTATGTCAACGCCCGCTATTCGCCCCATTATAAGGTGACGGACGAGGAGTTGAACTGGCTCGGGGAGCGCGTCGGTCGCCTTCACGAACTGGTGAAATTGGTCTGCGAGCGGCGACTAGCCGAAAGCTGAGCCAGATTTTCCCCAATCTCACGCGATATGATTTAACCAGTCCATCGTTGCTTGAATGTCATAAAATATTGAATTTGCAACATATTAATTCGATGTGGCGCGGGCGTTAGCTCGCAGCCGTGCCGTCCGGCCCGGTAAATCACATCAGAAAATGGATATGATCTGCAATGCCCATTGAGTCACGCCGCGCTTGCCGCGACGCGAACGAACCCCTCCCGTCCACGCGCGGACGGAAGCCCGCCCCGGTCGTGGAACAGCCAGTCCCGAATTCAGCCGAATGGATTGACCCGCCGGGGTTTCGGGATGCACTGCTCCTGCATCTGTCTCGCTTTTCGGAAAGCTACTATACGCTTCACAAGGCGATTATTCGGCCAGGCGAAACGTTCAACAGCGCGACCTTCAAGGCATGGCTCAGTGGCCGCCGCACGCCACAAGGCGTTGCCAGCCTCCAAATCCTCGCCCGCATTGAAACCCGTTACGGCCTCCCGGCCGGATATTTCAAAGCCAAGCTCCCGCATCCGGCCCGCGCTGCGTCCGGTATCGAAGTCAAAGGCGTGGCACGGGCTGAGCAGCGGCGGCTGGCCTGGCACCTCCCCGACGATTTCAACACGCGATCCCTAAAGGCGCAACAGGAGATACTGGAGTGGGTCCAGAACGTGGTGATCTCTGGCGCAACGGAGTACCGCCGCTTTCAGGCGCAGGCGATGAAAAGCCGCTATGCTATCCGGTTTCCCGAGCTGATCGGCAGGAAGGCGAAGGCCCCGCCGATCGAGATGGATGACGGGAGGGTCGAGGGTGACGAGGAACAGGCCGATGCACTCGCGGATGCACCGCCCCGGTTGGCGGCGGAAATGGCCGATCTCATTCGCTTCAAGTCATCCGCCCTGACCGAGATCGGGTTCCAGCGGATCGGCGTGTGGAATGAAGAAACTGCGTTTCAGAGGGTCGAGCATTTTGGCCTCATGTTCGGCGCTTTAGCGGCTTCACCTAGCGGATCGGTTCAGGGGCTTGGCGTTCCGCTTCGCGACCTCAGCTTTGCGATGTTGATCTTTCCGCGAGTGTGGGACTGGTATGTGCAATGGCGCGAAAGGCGGCGGGGCTTTTTCACTCGCTGGGAGTGCGACATGCTCCAGAACGGCATGGCTCTCGTCCGAGCCGAGACGGGTTGGCTTCGCCAGCACCCCGAGTTGGCCAAGCGGCTGACGCCTATCAAGGAACTGGTGACAGACGAGGATGTCGCCTCGATCCAATCGGACTGGAATCAGGCCTGCGATACCATGCACGCGCATGCGGCCGCGCGGGTCAAGCAGATCGCGCGCGTGGCCCGGATCCATCGCGATCCATTCGAGCCGATATTGCCCATTCTGGAAGCGCCGAGTCCGGTAGCCGAATATCTGAAGATTGCCGAGGAGGTCCTGAAATACCGGCCCGACGCGCGGCGTTATCCCCGCGCTGCGGCCGAAACCGTGCGGTCCTATCTGCTCCTTCGCCTGGGTCTTCATCTGGGCCTCAGACAGAAAAATCTGCGCCAGCTCATGGTATGCCCACGCGGGGAGGTTCCCCGACCGGAGCGGCAGCTTGAGGCGTGGAAGCGCGGTGAAATCCGATGGAGCAACCGGGATCAGGGATGGGAGGTCTTCGTGCCCTCAGTCGCGTTCAAGAACGCGCACTCCTCCTTCTTCGCCGGGCAACCTTTCCGGCTGCTCCTGCCCGACCTCGGCGGGCTGTACGGCTACATCGATACCTATATCGAACGGGATCGGGCGGTCTTGCTGAACGGCGCCGCTGATCCAGGCACATTTTTCGTGAAGACCA is part of the Sphingobium sp. EM0848 genome and encodes:
- a CDS encoding DEAD/DEAH box helicase, which encodes MSISNTNWIELAQKNEFDLKGDVFSILQDASNRIQNAPADDPELLATIPRLADLMARRNELQSFSEAFSALARSVGLWNYIDRSSASAQDELAAERATIPGLGLTLHREQLSALHTLASGKNLILSAPTSFGKSILIDALLYQPKFRRVAIVLPTIALLDEFRRRLITRFGETFDVLMHHSEKASREKVIFLGTQERLINRDDLGTLDLVVVDEFYKLDPHRKDDRSVTLNAAVYKLLSKARQFFFLGPNIDGVLTSEGSRWRFEFLRTRFSTVAVDTIDLKSVSNKDVRLHQEIKMQSNWPALVFVSSPDKANKLASDIVENGTKLGNGTALSKWMADNYGGKWELSEAVAAGIGIHHGRIPRALASRFVKLFNDRKIPVLICTSTLIEGVNTAAKSVMIYDKTIANRPYDFFTFSNIRGRAGRLGKHHVGQVYLFHEPPDHEDVEVTAPLFGDPEQAPDEFVVHMDDVDLSPVVSDRLADMAERVGLEPHQIRRFSGLGVETLVGLRAAVGAAVRARAAIAWSGRPSYDNLAATCEVICKVTKAQVFGCGSARQLALYISKLRQSATMKEFYHWHSESYKGLPQRIDNVFKFLRAAEFSLPEYFAVVELFAKINMPSRTLDYSLILAELPRWFRDESLKILEEQGVPIQISERFLRNGDTVTTLGTRLRAIALNEQSQMSAMERQWIADAIPR
- a CDS encoding DUF1837 domain-containing protein, whose translation is MSIYDQKPQRFLKRLHRKIENPHTRLYCAGFELGEWRCKQFAFHLAEWLPDYALPEEELRFDHGNVLVKLNQAAVRVYTSTKYASRGEAGEIALHAICRDFFKTIPLSPRVFYKSASNDVVKAFDMVHARFPSDGSVQIWLGESKLFKSGASAIADAIKSIKLHIDEGFLSNQKLLLGPQIPKSTPRYDEIMQLFSRQESLDTLIKNAVFVVGILCDSKAVSAAKEHGQSYFEAAIGELEAIETKLSASGLPTKLKLVLAYIPLASKKEFVSSFDNRLKGLQ
- a CDS encoding HNH endonuclease, which gives rise to MARRPRGNDAEALRRGLIELLTNFEQHLRESGLRDQVRALVPAHKQLQDLGCSLLPQGSNLSARERILAYLRTFPGQVIDGDELMIVAGISEYARRLRELRVEEGWPILSGMTAREQRDADAEGGDGTDLPPVMKPDQYMLAEDRQDRDAAHRWNMANQIRKSEAGVRDKLLRFFRANVGKPITSEELRYVAGNVSEWARRTRELRTEDGWPVVTRTSGDPSLPVGVYVLMRDEQAPAHDRHIPEIVRREVMRRDNWSCRWVGCGWPHGFPASDHR
- a CDS encoding IS110 family transposase, whose protein sequence is MEIMHERVAGLDVHKAMIVGCVRLASEGKTSRECQSFETTTAGLSSLLAWLTDSGCSHVAMEATGVYWKPVWNILSEGPFDLILANAAHIKNVPGRKTDVNDATWIADLVACGLIRASFVPDQATQELRSLMRMRKQLIQEQTRHTQRIQKTLEEANIKLDSVISDIMGVSGRRMIEAMIAGIRNPARLAALADGRVKATPKHLYDALHGRLTDHHCFMLRLYLEQYDALDKAIIEIDRAVDAAIAAMDQQVAPGRATFRSLIHLLNTMPGISTLSATSILAETGTDMSRFATAGHFVAWAGLCPGQNESAGKRKSSHLRKGGRWLKTVLVQCAWSAVKKKDSYYKAQFNRLRSRRGPKKAICAVAAAMLTAIWHMLTNGVVHQDLGIDHFDRRSAECKARRLVAQLTKLGFQVELQPIAEAP
- a CDS encoding very short patch repair endonuclease; the encoded protein is MVDRITPEARSANMSRVRNKNTKPELLVRSVLHRAGYRFRLHLDDLAGSPDIVLPKYQTAIFVHGCFWHGHEGCRRSKLPATRIEFWRAKIERNKERDLTAKQELTVLGFKVVTLWECELKPASAILSRVDSVTGRGEL
- a CDS encoding HEPN domain-containing protein yields the protein MRTDLDHLPAPNQQELEEVVRILFEEFSTAIGATTAPWKKQARILKVILYGSYARGDWVNDPIGGYKSDYDILVVVNDERLTDIVDYWASAEDRLMREVTITGSLSAPVGFIVHSLTDVNKRLEQGRPFFVDIAKQGIALYEAEGFGLVTPRKLPPAEARAEAQEYFNYWFEQAESARLGAEFYRGVRKVRDAAFLMHQAAERLYHCTMLVLTLYSPKSHKLTFMRGQAEEIAPELIEAWPRDDKFGRRCFELLRQAYVNARYSPHYKVTDEELNWLGERVGRLHELVKLVCERRLAES
- a CDS encoding DNA cytosine methyltransferase encodes the protein MSYRLIDLFSGAGGMTLGFTDRRFCGGFESVWSLDFDAAAVETHRANFGPHADHGDIEEWVSSNRPIPAADIVIGGPPCQGFSLLNKRRVGDRRRALWLPFMDVVQRSGASMFVIENVAELYKSPECVEIEKYAKKLGFNTVKEILLAADYGAAQTRKRTVIIGYKRGMTAPQFPPLPTHAQPNSITNLPAWRTVRDVIANLPKPVGTEIRKAKAPLNLHFGRTPTEKSLKRYKAVPPGGNRFDLQRNAPDITPDCWIRKTSGGTDLFGRLWWDRPSVTIRTEFFKPEKGRYLHPDQDRPITHREAARIMGFPDDFKFVGTKVEIARQIGNAVPPPLAGAIASVVRQILDGKMKAAA
- a CDS encoding HNH endonuclease signature motif containing protein, translated to MPNYLEAHHIKQHAHGGENTAENLITLCNLHHDETHRTGALEIEPL